Proteins encoded within one genomic window of Nomia melanderi isolate GNS246 chromosome 8, iyNomMela1, whole genome shotgun sequence:
- the cpb gene encoding F-actin-capping protein subunit beta isoform X1: protein MTEQQMDCALDLMRRLPPQQIEKNLSDLIDLVPTLCEDLLSSVDQPLKIAKDKESGKDYLLCDYNRDGDSYRSPWSNTYDPPLEDGSMPSERLRKLEIDANHAFDQYRELYFEGGVSSVYLWDLDHGFAAVILIKKAGDGSKKIKGCWDSIHVVEVQEKSTGRAAHYKLTSTAMLWLQTNKHGSGTMNLGGSLTRQVEQDALISESSPHIANIGRMVEDMENKIRNTLNEIYFGKTKDIVNGLRSVQSLADQRQQAALRQDLAAALQRRNANN from the exons aTG acGGAGCAACAGATGGATTGTGCACTGGATTTGATGAGAAGGTTGCCACCACAGCAGATAGAAAAGAATTTAAGTGATTTAATAGATTTGGTGCCGACTCTCTGTGAAGATCTCTTATCCTCTGTTGATCAGCCATTGAAAATTGCAAAAGATAAAGAATCTGGGAAGGATTATTTACTTTGTGATTACAATAGAGATGGAGATTCCTATAG aTCTCCTTGGAGCAATACATATGATCCTCCATTAGAAGATGGTTCAATGCCTTCTGAAAGACTGAGAAAGTTGGAAATAGATGCAAATCATGCATTTGATCAATATAGGGAACTTTATTTTGAAGGTGGAGTTTCTTCTGTGTATCTTTGGGATTTGGATCATGGTTTTGCAGCAGTGATTCTTATTAAAAAAGCTGGAGATGGTTCTAAGAAAATTAAAGGTTGTTGGGATTCTATTCATGTGGTGGAAGTTCAAGAAAAATCAACTGGGAGAGCTGCACATTATAAATTAACTTCTACGGCTATGCTTTGGTTACAAACTAACAAGCATGGATCTGGAACAATGAATCTTGGAGGTAGTCTTACCAGACAG GTTGAACAAGATGCTCTAATAAGTGAAAGCTCTCCACATATTGCTAACATTGGACGTATGGTTGAAgacatggaaaataaaattcgaaataccTTAAATGagatatattttggaaaaaCGAAAGATATTGTGAATGGATTAAGGTCTGTACAATCTTTAGCCGACCAGAGACAACAAGCTGCCCTCAGACAGGATCTGGCAGCTGCACTTCAAAGGAGAAATGCTAATAATTGA
- the Obp59a gene encoding odorant-binding protein 59a isoform X2, whose translation MSTSIIITWIIIASVITTDKCLKCRTGSQQMDMQYQKVFKTCLKRHAAVSTENDDSTSSDSDSSDSNNSDRDFQIATGNRKNDSQDFWNFNDSQMKKDDHNGDDPRHGNNTDRDKACVIQCFFDEMNAVDEKGFPERDLVIPLMNQDVRDPELKDFIEESVIECFRYLESIKKDKCEFSQNLLKCFAEKGQQQCEDWEN comes from the exons ATGAGtacttcaataattattacttgGATAATTATTGCTTCAGTAATTACTACAGATAAG TGTTTGAAATGTCGTACGGGAAGCCAGCAAATGGATATGCAGTATCAGAAGGTATTTAAAACCTGTCTGAAACGGCACGCCGCTGTAAGTACCGAAAACGATGATTCCACGTCCTCGGACAGCGATAGTTCGGATAGCAACAATTCGGACAGAGATTTCCAAATCGCGACAGGTAATCGTAAAAATGATAGTCAGGATTTTTGGAATTTCAATGATTCTCAGATGAAAAAGGACGATCACAACGGCGACGATCCACGCCATGGGAATAATACCGATCGGGACAAAGCG TGCGTTATACAATGTTTCTTCGATGAAATGAACGCG gTAGACGAAAAAGGGTTTCCTGAAAGAGATTTGGTAATTCCATTGATGAATCAAGATGTTCGCGATCCAgaattaaaagattttattgAAGAATCGGTGATAGAATGTTTCCGATATCTTGAATCGATTAAGAAAGATAAGTGTGAATTTTCGCAAAATCTTTTGAAGTGTTTTGCTGAGAAAGGTCAACAA caATGCGAAGATTGGGAAAATTGA
- the eEF5 gene encoding eukaryotic translation elongation factor 5: MADIEDTHFETGDSGASVTYPMQCSALRKNGFVMLKSRPCKIVEMSTSKTGKHGHAKVHLVGIDIFTSKKYEDICPSTHNMDVPFVKREDYQLADISDDGYLCLMADNGELREDLKIPDGELGAQLRADHEAGKELLCTVLKACGEEVVIAIKTNTAIDK; this comes from the exons ATGGCAGACATAGAGGATACTCACTTCGAAACTGGAGACTCCGGTGCTTCTGTAACATACCCAATGCAGTGTTCAGCACTGCGTAAAAATGGGTTCGTAATGCTCAAATCCCGGCCATGCAAAATCGTAGAAATGTCAACTTCTAAGACAGGAAAGCATGGTCATGCTAAAGTGCATCTTGTAGGCATTGACATTTTTACTTCAAAGAAATATGAGGATATATGCCCTTCAACGCACAATATGGACGTGCCGTTCGTTAAACGAGAAGACTACcag CTAGCAGATATATCCGATGATGGCTACTTATGTCTGATGGCTGATAACGGAGAACTTCGTGAGGATTTGAAAATTCCTGATGGTGAACTAGGTGCTCAGTTACGTGCTGATCATGAGGCTGGGAAGGAGCTTCTT TGCACTGTACTGAAAGCCTGTGGTGAAGAAGTCGTGATCGCCATCAAAACCAACACTGCCATCGATAAATAA
- the Urod gene encoding uroporphyrinogen decarboxylase, with the protein MAQTAFPALKNDLILKAAYGEPVTRIPIWIMRQAGRYLPEFQEVRSKHDFFSVCQTPALASEVTLQPLRRFDLDASIIFSDILVIPQAMGLTVEMKPGTGPVLPQPLNDPSDLSKLVQPDVCKDLKYVGDAITLTRHKLEGKVPLIGFTGAPWTLMSYMIQGGGSSTMTKARSWLYKHPKDSHKLLQMITNVIVDYLVMQVKAGAQLLQVFESHADFFNDELFASYSFKYLKEISEKVRKQLKEGGIPEVPMIAFPKGATMNSLEMLAKSKTYEVLGLDWTIDPIEARKRLGPDVTLQGNLDPCALYASEEEITSRGRDMAIKFGKNRYIANLGHGILPDIPIKSVEALIKGIHSV; encoded by the exons ATGGCGCAGACAGCTTTTCCTGCATTAAAAAATGACTTAATTTTGAAAGCTGCGTATGGAGAACCAGTAACACGTATACCAATTTGGATAATGCGCCAAGCTGGCAGATATCTACCAGAATTTCAAGAAGTGAGATCAAAGCATGACTTCTTTTCTGTTTGTCAAACACCAGCTTTAGCTTCTGAAGTTACATTACAACCTTTGAGACGATTTGACTTGGATGCCAGTATTATCTTTTCTGATATTCTAGTAATTCCTCAAGCAATGGGTTTAACAGTTGAGATGAAACCTGGAACG GGACCAGTTTTACCACAGCCATTGAATGATCCATCAGATTTAAGCAAATTAGTACAACCAGATGTATGTAAAGATTTAAAATATGTAGGGGATGCTATAACATTGACACGTCataaattagaaggaaaagttCCATTAATTGGTTTTACTGGTGCACCG tGGACCTTAATGAGTTACATGATACAAGGTGGCGGTAGTTCAACAATGACTAAAGCAAGATCTTGGTTGTATAAACATCCGAAAGATTCTCATAAACTTTTGCAAATGATCACAAATGTAATTGTGGACTATCTTGTAATGCAAGTAAAAGCTGGAGCACAA TTACTACAAGTGTTTGAAAGTCATGCTGACTTTTTTAATGACGAATTATTTGCTagttattcatttaaatatttgaaagagaTTAGTGAAAAGGTCAGAAAGCAACTCAAGGAGGGAGGTATTCCTGAAGTACCAAtg ataGCCTTTCCTAAAGGagcaacaatgaattctttggAAATGCTGGCAAAATCAAAAACATATGAAGTATTGGGTTTAGATTGGACTATTGATCCAATAGAAGCAAGAAAGAGATTGGGTCCTGATGTTACTTTGCAAGGAAATTTGGATCCATGTGCATTATATGCTTCTGAG GAGGAAATAACAAGTCGTGGacgagatatggcaataaaatTTGGCAAAAATCGTTATATTGCAAATTTAGGACATGGGATTTTACCAGATATACCAATTAAATCTGTTGAAGCTTTAATAAAAGGGATTCACTCTGTTTAA
- the Obp59a gene encoding odorant-binding protein 59a isoform X1, with protein sequence MRRGVRGSVFIMKHFVCLVLYCIILFCFDAGICLKCRTGSQQMDMQYQKVFKTCLKRHAAVSTENDDSTSSDSDSSDSNNSDRDFQIATGNRKNDSQDFWNFNDSQMKKDDHNGDDPRHGNNTDRDKACVIQCFFDEMNAVDEKGFPERDLVIPLMNQDVRDPELKDFIEESVIECFRYLESIKKDKCEFSQNLLKCFAEKGQQQCEDWEN encoded by the exons ATGCGACGAGGAGTCAGGGGAAGCGTGTTTATCATGAAGCATTTCGTTTGTCTCGTTTTATACTGTATCATTTTGTTTTGCTTCGATGCAGGAATA TGTTTGAAATGTCGTACGGGAAGCCAGCAAATGGATATGCAGTATCAGAAGGTATTTAAAACCTGTCTGAAACGGCACGCCGCTGTAAGTACCGAAAACGATGATTCCACGTCCTCGGACAGCGATAGTTCGGATAGCAACAATTCGGACAGAGATTTCCAAATCGCGACAGGTAATCGTAAAAATGATAGTCAGGATTTTTGGAATTTCAATGATTCTCAGATGAAAAAGGACGATCACAACGGCGACGATCCACGCCATGGGAATAATACCGATCGGGACAAAGCG TGCGTTATACAATGTTTCTTCGATGAAATGAACGCG gTAGACGAAAAAGGGTTTCCTGAAAGAGATTTGGTAATTCCATTGATGAATCAAGATGTTCGCGATCCAgaattaaaagattttattgAAGAATCGGTGATAGAATGTTTCCGATATCTTGAATCGATTAAGAAAGATAAGTGTGAATTTTCGCAAAATCTTTTGAAGTGTTTTGCTGAGAAAGGTCAACAA caATGCGAAGATTGGGAAAATTGA
- the cpb gene encoding F-actin-capping protein subunit beta isoform X2 — MDCALDLMRRLPPQQIEKNLSDLIDLVPTLCEDLLSSVDQPLKIAKDKESGKDYLLCDYNRDGDSYRSPWSNTYDPPLEDGSMPSERLRKLEIDANHAFDQYRELYFEGGVSSVYLWDLDHGFAAVILIKKAGDGSKKIKGCWDSIHVVEVQEKSTGRAAHYKLTSTAMLWLQTNKHGSGTMNLGGSLTRQVEQDALISESSPHIANIGRMVEDMENKIRNTLNEIYFGKTKDIVNGLRSVQSLADQRQQAALRQDLAAALQRRNANN, encoded by the exons ATGGATTGTGCACTGGATTTGATGAGAAGGTTGCCACCACAGCAGATAGAAAAGAATTTAAGTGATTTAATAGATTTGGTGCCGACTCTCTGTGAAGATCTCTTATCCTCTGTTGATCAGCCATTGAAAATTGCAAAAGATAAAGAATCTGGGAAGGATTATTTACTTTGTGATTACAATAGAGATGGAGATTCCTATAG aTCTCCTTGGAGCAATACATATGATCCTCCATTAGAAGATGGTTCAATGCCTTCTGAAAGACTGAGAAAGTTGGAAATAGATGCAAATCATGCATTTGATCAATATAGGGAACTTTATTTTGAAGGTGGAGTTTCTTCTGTGTATCTTTGGGATTTGGATCATGGTTTTGCAGCAGTGATTCTTATTAAAAAAGCTGGAGATGGTTCTAAGAAAATTAAAGGTTGTTGGGATTCTATTCATGTGGTGGAAGTTCAAGAAAAATCAACTGGGAGAGCTGCACATTATAAATTAACTTCTACGGCTATGCTTTGGTTACAAACTAACAAGCATGGATCTGGAACAATGAATCTTGGAGGTAGTCTTACCAGACAG GTTGAACAAGATGCTCTAATAAGTGAAAGCTCTCCACATATTGCTAACATTGGACGTATGGTTGAAgacatggaaaataaaattcgaaataccTTAAATGagatatattttggaaaaaCGAAAGATATTGTGAATGGATTAAGGTCTGTACAATCTTTAGCCGACCAGAGACAACAAGCTGCCCTCAGACAGGATCTGGCAGCTGCACTTCAAAGGAGAAATGCTAATAATTGA
- the LOC116426542 gene encoding uncharacterized protein LOC116426542 isoform X1 codes for MYYNVNWLRWKIEDKIVNSEYSLCEKAMDHLLANVAFVLATNDSKLENHRFYHNDRASSNIEKESRKNEAGDKDPRNENGGFLNPWSSLKTTDRVQFQIEGHDGPQTYVFGFDTGRGQSRQFRLEERHSDGTVKGQYGYYDAKGKLRTVQYVARPFEGYTEKHHESNVRALKN; via the exons AtgtattataatgtaaattGGCTACGGTGGAAGATCGAAGATAAAATTGTAAACAGCGAGTACAGCCTTTGTGAAAAAGCAATGGACCAT tTATTAGCGAACGTTGCTTTCGTATTGGCGACTAACGATTCGAAGCTTGAAAATCATCGATTTTACCATAACGATCGAGCATCGTCAAATATCGAGAAAGAATCAAGAAAAAACGAAGCGGGCGACAAGGATCCAAGGAATGAAAATGGCGGATTCTTAAACCCATGGAGTTCGCTTAAAACAACAGACAGGGTGCAGTTTCAAATCGAAGGTCACGACGGACCGCAGACTTACGTTTTTGGATTTGACACTGGACGCGG GCAAAGTAGACAGTTTCGATTGGAAGAAAGGCATTCCGATGGTACTGTGAAAGGACAATATGGCTACTACGATGCAAAGGGCAAACTGAGAACAGTCCAGTATGTTGCTAGACCTTTCGAAGGTTATACAGAGAAGCATCACGAAAGTAACGTGCgagcattaaaaaattaa
- the LOC116426542 gene encoding uncharacterized protein LOC116426542 isoform X2 produces the protein MRPVYLLLANVAFVLATNDSKLENHRFYHNDRASSNIEKESRKNEAGDKDPRNENGGFLNPWSSLKTTDRVQFQIEGHDGPQTYVFGFDTGRGQSRQFRLEERHSDGTVKGQYGYYDAKGKLRTVQYVARPFEGYTEKHHESNVRALKN, from the exons ATGCGTCCTGTATATCTC tTATTAGCGAACGTTGCTTTCGTATTGGCGACTAACGATTCGAAGCTTGAAAATCATCGATTTTACCATAACGATCGAGCATCGTCAAATATCGAGAAAGAATCAAGAAAAAACGAAGCGGGCGACAAGGATCCAAGGAATGAAAATGGCGGATTCTTAAACCCATGGAGTTCGCTTAAAACAACAGACAGGGTGCAGTTTCAAATCGAAGGTCACGACGGACCGCAGACTTACGTTTTTGGATTTGACACTGGACGCGG GCAAAGTAGACAGTTTCGATTGGAAGAAAGGCATTCCGATGGTACTGTGAAAGGACAATATGGCTACTACGATGCAAAGGGCAAACTGAGAACAGTCCAGTATGTTGCTAGACCTTTCGAAGGTTATACAGAGAAGCATCACGAAAGTAACGTGCgagcattaaaaaattaa
- the Ssrp gene encoding structure specific recognition protein has translation MDFLEYPEVIAEVKGAMTPGRLKLTDQHIIFKNQKTGKVEQISASDMEMVNYQKFIGTWGLRIFLKNGTLHRFRGFKDADQEKIAKFFLQNYKKDMLEKELSLKGWNWGTARFNGSVLSFDVGHHTAFEIPLYDVSQCNTGKNEVTLEFHQNDDAPVSLMEMRFHIPVSDSVDQDPVEAFHQQVMDKASVISVSGDAIAIFREIQCLTPRGRYDIKIFQSFFQLHGKTFDYKIPMSTVLRLFLLPHKDSRQMYFVVSLDPPIKQGQTRYHYLVLLFNQEEETSIELPFSEKELKDKYEDKLTKELSGPTYEVLGKVMKVIINRKITGPGNFSSHSGALAISCSFKAAAGYLYPLERGFIYVHKPPIHIRFEEIASVNFARGGGSTRSFDFEIELTSGVIHTFSSIEKEEYGKLFDFITSKKLRVKNRGKSDKLSYDNDFGDSDQEDEPDAYLARVKAEAQERDAEDNQDSEDESTDEDFNPNQDESDVAEEYDSNPNTSESENDSDASGKSQKKEKKEKKEKKEKKPKSAKTVSEKPRKPRKQKAEKDANKPKRPPTAFMIWLNSAREKIKADNPGIAVTEIAKKGGEMWRELKDKSEWEEKAAKAKKEYTASMKEYEANVKGDGQAGGQAGGQAGGQGKEKKEKVERKKKEVKKESPTKQVSGNSFKSKEYISDVDSSSDEDTKVKEEKKRSDEDSDENKGKKRGEKRSADDDDKKPKKEKKDESDEGSDEESIEYTPQSSDAESKESD, from the exons ATGGATTTCTTGGAATATCCAGAAGTAATTGCAGAAGTGAAAGGAGCAATG actccaggacgactaAAATTAACAGATCAGcacataattttcaaaaatcagaaaacaGGCAAAGTGGAGCAAATTTCAGCGTCAGACATGGAAATGGTAAATTATCAGAAATTCATTGGCACTTGGGGTTTGCGTATATTTCTAAAGAATGGAACTTTACATAGATTTCGTGGTTTTAAGGATGCG gatCAAGAAAAAATTGCTAAGTTCtttctacaaaattataagaaagATATGTTAGAAAAAGAACTCAGTTTGAAAGGTTGGAATTGGGGTACAGCCAGGTTTAATGGTTCTGTTTTGAGTTTTGATGTTGGTCATCACACTGCATTTGAAATTCCATTGTATGATGTGTCTCAATGTAATACTGGGAAAAATGAAGTTACATTAGAATTTCATCAG AATGACGATGCACCTGTAAGTTTAATGGAAATGAGATTTCATATTCCAGTTAGTGATAGCGTAGATCAGGATCCTGTAGAAGCATTCCATCAACAAGTTATGGACAAAGCTTCTGTTATTAGTGTCAGTGGAGATGCCATTGCTATATTTAGAGAAATTCAGTGTCTTACACCTCG tgGTCGCTatgacataaaaatatttcagtcATTCTTCCAATTGCATGGTAAAACTTTTGATTACAAAATTCCAATGTCAACAGTTTTAAGGCTTTTCCTTTTACCACATAAAGATAGTAGGCAAATGTATTTTGTG GTCAGCTTGGATCCACCAATTAAGCAGGGTCAAACTCGTTATCATTATTTGGTATTATTGTTTAATCAAGAAGAAGAAACATCTATCGAATTGCCTTTCTCTGA GAAAGAATTGAAAGACAAGTATGAAGACAAATTAACAAAAGAGTTATCAGGACCAACGTATGAAGTATTAGGAAAAGTAATGAAAGttataattaacagaaaaattactGGTCCTGGTAATTTCTCGAG TCATTCTGGAGCTCTTGCGATTAGTTGCTCCTTCAAAGCAGCCGCAGGTTACCTCTATCCTTTGGAAAGAGGATTCATTTATGTTCATAAACCACCGATTCATATTCGCTTTGAAGAAATAGCGTCTGTAAATTTTGCTCGTGGTGGAGGCTCTACCAGATCTTTcgattttgaaattgaattaactAGCGGTGTTATTCACACATTTAGTAGCATTGAGAAAGAGGAATATGggaaattgtttgattttattacttcAAAGAAATTACGCGTTAAAAATAGAGGCAAGAGC GACAAATTGAGTTACGATAATGACTTTGGTGATAGCGATCAAGAAGATGAACCAGATGCATATTTGGCAAGAGTTAAAGCTGAGGCGCAAGAAAGAGATGCGGAAGATAATCAAGATTCTGAAGACGAATCcactgatgaagatttcaatcCTAATCAA GATGAGAGTGATGTAGCAGAAGAGTACGATAGTAATCCTAATACATCTGAAAGCGAAAATGATTCTGATGCATCTGGAAAAAGtcaaaagaaagagaaaaaggagaagaaagagaagaaagaaaagaaaccaaAATCAGCTAAAACAGTG TCAGAGAAACCGAGAAAACCTAGGAAGCAGAAAGCAGAAAAAGATGCGAACAAACCTAAACGACCCCCGACGGCGTTCATGATCTGGTTAAACAGTGCTCGAGAAAAGATCAAAGCAGATAATCCGGGCATTGCGGTTACAGAAATTGCCAAAAAAGGAGGGGAAATGTGGAGAGAACTTAAAGACAAATCT gaATGGGAGGAGAAAGCAGCAAAGGCAAAGAAGGAATACACAGCTTCAATGAAAGAGTATGAAGCTAATGTTAAAGGAGATGGTCAAGCAGGTGGTCAAGCAGGTGGTCAAGCAGGTGGTcaagggaaagaaaagaaagaaaaagtagaaagaaaaaagaaagaagtgaAGAAGGAATCTCCTACTAAACAAGTGTCAGGAAATTCTTTCAAGAGCAAAGAATATATTAGCGATGTTGATAGTAGCAGCGATGAAGATACGAAG gtaaaggaagaaaagaaacgtTCAGATGAAGATAGTGACGAAAACAAGGgaaagaaaagaggagaaaaacgTAGTGcg GATGATGATGATAAGAAAccaaagaaggaaaaaaaagatgaATCCGATGAAGGTAGCGATGAAGAATCTATCGAATATACTCCGCAATCTAGCGATGCGGAATCTAAGGAAAGCGATTAG
- the LOC116426531 gene encoding 1-acyl-sn-glycerol-3-phosphate acyltransferase gamma, producing the protein MEMLSSLKQSTVIHLMFAIIFFTSGLIINFFQCLLYFGLRPFSRYFYRKINYYLCYSFYSQLVFVTDWWSGTDVVLYIDKIDFEKYYGKEHAYLLMNHTYEIDWLIGWCFCERLGVLGNCKAYAKKSIQYIPTLGWAWKFAESIFLERSWDKDKQIIGSQISELADYPDSIWLLLNAEGTRFTAKKLEASQKFAREKGLPVLKYHLTPRTKGFTASIPHMRGKIPAVYDVQINFKPNDLVKPTITNLLLGKGVTAHLYINRIPLEEIPEDDEAAAKWLYMLYQKKDRMAESFIKTGDFFATSDVPRTDCFEIKRRPYTVLNTIFWAVVVLVPMLYYLVNLFLSGSTVYFSIGVGIIFLFYLLMHKTIGMSEISKSSSYGAGDKKL; encoded by the exons ATGGAGATGCTGTCAAGCTTAAAGCAGTCCACAGTTATTCACCTGATGTTTGCTATCATATTTTTTACATCGGGtttgataattaatttcttccaaTGCCTTTTATACTTTGGTCTTAGGCCCTTTTCCAGATATTTTTATCGGAAGATTAATTATTATCTCTGCTATTCTTTTTATAGCC agTTGGTATTTGTAACAGATTGGTGGTCTGGGACAGATGTAGTATTGTATATAGATAAGATAGATTTTGAGAAATACTATGGGAAAGAGCAtgcatatttattaatgaatcaCACCTATGAAATAGACTGGCTTATTGGGTGGTGTTTTTGCGAGCGACTTGGTGTTCTTGGT AATTGCAAAGCATATGCCAAAAAGTCAATACAGTATATTCCAACATTAGGTTGGGCATGGAAATTTGCAGAAAGTATATTCTTAGAAAGAAGTTGggataaagataaacaaataattgGTTCTCAGATTAGCGAACTTGCAGATTATCCTGACAGTATATGG TTATTGCTAAATGCTGAAGGAACACGTTTCACAGCAAAGAAACTAGAAGCCAGTCAGAAGTTTGCTCGCGAGAAGGGTCTTCCAgtgttaaaatatcatttaactcCAAGAACAAAAGGTTTCACTGCAAGTATACCGCACATGCGAGGTAAAATCCCCGCGGTTTATgatgtacaaataaattttaaacctAACGACCTAGTGAAACCGACAATTACAAACTTATTGTTGGGGAAAGGAGTCACAGCACACTTATACATAAACAGAATTCCGTTAGAGGAAATTCCAGAGGATGATGAAGCTGCGGCAAAGTGGCTTTACATGCTTTACCAAAAGAAG gATCGTATGGCCGAAAGTTTCATAAAAACTGGCGATTTCTTTGCCACGAGTGATGTCCCCAGAACAGATTGCTTTGAAATAAAAAGGAGACCTTACACTGTCTTAAACACAATTTTCTGGGCTGTGGTAGTTTTAGTACCAATGCTCTATTATTTGGTTAATCTATTTTTATCTGGATCAACCGTTTACTTTTCTATTGGTGtgggtattatatttttgt TTTACCTCCTTATGCACAAAACAATAGGAATGTCTGAAATAAGCAAAAGTTCATCTTATGGTGCTGGtgataaaaaattgtaa
- the Rpp30 gene encoding ribonuclease P protein subunit Rpp30: MDIRRTIGFYDLCVNKSANGTQSLYSFLSKLHEFGFKTIALNTNLDESTVVPDKKKKKKIDEGEAPQSIIPNAFDIESIRKDFNGKLTIFNRITFFCSDPAKTHILNHCADLKKYDLYAFAPKTQNALQFACTQLNCDIITLKASSTTFKLNRKLHKQATERGVHFEIQYVDLINVESRKLTIHYSHLFYTYGKSKNVILSSGANDVTVIRNPYDLINLSRILGLNEVKAKASISNQCKKILLKAERRRRGKAAFIIEEDKKTDITENNEGFSKKLKL; the protein is encoded by the exons ATGGATATTAGACGAACTATAGGATTTTATGATTTATGTGTAAATAAATCAGCGAATGGGACACaaagtttatattcttttttgtcAAAATTACATGAATTTGGATTTAAAACGATCGCATTGAACACTAATTTGGATGAAAGTACCGTTGTACcagataagaaaaagaaaaagaaaattgatgaaGGAGAAGCACCTCAGAGTATCATTCCAAATGCATTTGATATAGAAAGCATAAGAAAAGACTTTAATgggaaattaacaatttttaaccgaattacatttttttgttcTGATCCAGCGAAAACACATATATTAAATCATTGTGCAGATTTAAAAAAGTATGATTTGTATGCTTTTGCTCCGAAAACACAAAATGCATTACAATTTGCATGTACTCAATTAAATTGTGATATAATTACTTTGAAAGCATCTTCTACGACATTCAAACTTaacagaaaactacataaacaagCCACTGAAAGGGGAGtacattttgaaattcaatatgtagATCTGATAAACGTAGAATCTAGAAAACTTACCATACACTATTCACACCTGTTTTATACATATGGAAAGAGTAAG AATGTTATATTATCAAGTGGTGCCAATGATGTCACAGTAATTAGAAACCcctatgatttaattaatttatcacgTATCCTTGGGTTGAATGAAGTGAAAGCCAAAGCATCAATATCAAATCAATGTAAAAAAATCCTTTTAAAAGcag AAAGAAGACGCAGGGGGAAAGCAGCATTCATAATTGAAGAAGATAAGAAAACagatattacagaaaataatgagggattttcaaaaaaattgaaattgtaa